In Numida meleagris isolate 19003 breed g44 Domestic line unplaced genomic scaffold, NumMel1.0 unplaced_Scaffold1014, whole genome shotgun sequence, the genomic window AGAATGGGTCCTGATGACATCACATCCTCTCCTATCAGTTACGCTGCCTAAAANNNNNNNNNNNNNNNNNNNNNNNNNNNNNNNNNNNNNNNNNNNNNNNNNNNNNNNNNNNNNNNNNNNNNNNNNNNNNNNNNNNNNNNNNNNNNNNNNNNNNNNNNNNNNNNNNNNNNNNNNNNNNNNNNNNNNNNNNNNNNNNNNNNNNNNNNNNNNNNNNNNNNNNNNNNNNNNNNNNNNNNNNNNNNNNNNNNNNNNNNNNNNNNNNNNNNNNNNNNNNNNNNNNNNNNNNNNNNNNNNNNNNNNNNNNNNNNNNNNNNNNNNNNNNNNNNNNNNNNNNNNNNNNNNNNNNNNNNNNNNNNNNNNNNNNNNNNNNNNNNNNNNNNNNNNNNNNNNNNNNNNNNNNNNNNNNNNNNNNNNNNNNNNNNNNNNNNNNNNNNNNNNNNNNNNNNNNNNNNNNNNNNNNNNNNNNNNNNNNNNNNNNNNNNNNNNNNNNNNNNNNNNNNNNNNNNNNNNNNNNNNNNNNNNNNNNNNNNNNNNNNNNNNNNNNNNNNNNNNNNNNNNNNNNNNNNNNNNNNNNNNNNNNNNNNNNNNNNNNNNNNNNNNNNNNNNNNNNNNNNNNNNNNNNNNNNNNNNNNNNNNNNNNNNNNNNNNNNNNNNNNNNNNNNNNNNNNNNNNNNNNNNNNNNNNNNNNNNNNNNNNNNNNNNNNNNNNNNNNNNNNNNNNNNNNNNNNNNNNNNNNNNNNNNNNNNNNNNNNNNNNNNNNNNNNNNNNNNNNNNNNNNNNNNNNNNNNNNNNNNNNNNNNNNNNNNNNNNNNNNNNNNNNNNNNNNNNNNNNNNNNNNNNNNNNNNNNNNNNNNNNNNNNNNNNNNNNNNNNNNNNNNNNNNNNNNNNNNNNNNNNNNNNNNNNNNNNNNNNNNNNNNNNNNNNNNNNNNNNNNNNNNNNNNNNNNNNNNNNNNNNNNNNNNNNNNNNNNNNNNNNNNNNNNNNNNNNNNNNNNNNNNNNNNNNNNNNNNNNNNNNNNNNNNNNNNNNNNNNNNNNNNNNNNNNNNNNNNNNNNNNNNNNNNNNNNNNNNNNNNNNNNNNNNNNNNNNNNNNNNNNNNNNNNNNNNNNNNNNNNNNNNNNNNNNNNNNNNNNNNNNNNNNNNNNNNNNNNNNNNNNNNNNNNNNNNNNNNNNNNNNNNNNNNNNNNNNNNNNNNNNNNNNNNNNNNNNNNNNNNNNNNNNNNNNNNNNNNNNNNNNNNNNNNNNNNNNNNNNNNNNNNNNNNNNNNNNNNNNNNNNNNNNNNNNNNNNNNNNNNNNNNNNNNNNNNNNNNNNNNNNNNNNNNNNNNNNNNNNNNNNNNNNNNNNNNNNNNNNNNNNNNNNNNNNNNNNNNNNNNNNNNNNNNNNNNNNNNNNNNNNNNNNNNNNNNNNNNNNNNNNNNNNNNNNNNNNNNNNNNNNNNNNNNNGGCACTGCAGCGCGATAcgcagcaggaacagagcctGTTCAGACAGGTGTtgctggaggggatggggaaggggagagagggggCACTGAGCACTTTTTATTGGGGAATCACTCGGCAGAAGCTGGGAAACAGCATCTGCCACAGGAAGGCAGCTGAAGGTCTGCTCTGAAGGGCACCATCCACCTAGAGAGCGAGGCTGTGTCAACGCAGAGTCCCCAGggactgcagcacagcacccaagTGTGCTGGATGGCGAGGCCCTCCCTCCACATTCACCCTCACAGCccggctgcctgcctgcctgccacgCACCAGTGGGGAAGATCCCTGCCTAAAGGCCCTGGGAGTTCTTCCCGAGCAGGACGTGACAGGACATGGCCAACTtctgcccacaggctgcaccGGCACCCAGGGATATGGGTACACAGTGGTGGCCAGGTTCCTCAACAGGAATGTGAAGCACCCCCAGGAGGGACAGCGGCTGGAGCTGGAGTGCCTCAATtatgacagtgacagtggtgtCTCCTGGATCCGCCTGGACAAGGATGGGACCCTTCACTTCATTGCTTATACTCCCACGTACTCACGGACCACCTTCTTGGGGAATGAGAAAACATCCTCAAGATTTGAAGGGTCAAAACAAGGCAATTCCTATCGGCTGGTGGTGAAGTCCTTCAGGGCACAGGACCAGGGGACCTATTTCTGCGTCACCAACATCTACcaggtgctgcatttcagcactggaCAACCCGCCTTCTTCCCAGGTCAGTAACAGCTTCACCCACCTCGCGTACACCCACCACCCCTGCCTGTGCCTTTTCAACGCATCCCATCGCCCAcactccccatctccctgcttctttgcaCAACCCGTCTCATCACACAcgcactgctcctcctcataCAGGCTCCCTGCCCACCAGCATCCCAGGTCCCTCAAAACATTGTTCCTAATAAGGAAGATCTCTGAGTGTGCTGCTAAGGAATTAAGAACCCTGAGCTTTCTATTGCCATGGTTGGGCTGTATTTTGCCATATAAGTTCTCAAAATGGGCCCTACTAAGTTCCTCCTGTGTTGGGTGATTCCTCGGAGGGGTGGCTGAAGGCggttttattctattttgctgtgttcttccttttctccttacagtcataacaa contains:
- the LOC110390421 gene encoding LOW QUALITY PROTEIN: T-cell surface glycoprotein CD8 alpha chain-like (The sequence of the model RefSeq protein was modified relative to this genomic sequence to represent the inferred CDS: inserted 1 base in 1 codon); translation: MFLRKSFSSEPQIFTEXGPDDITSSPISYARARLCQRRVPRDCSTAPKCAGWRGPPSTFTLTARLPACLPRTSGEDPCLKALGVLPEQDVTGHGQLLPTGCTGTQGYGYTVVARFLNRNVKHPQEGQRLELECLNYDSDSGVSWIRLDKDGTLHFIAYTPTYSRTTFLGNEKTSSRFEGSKQGNSYRLVVKSFRAQDQGTYFCVTNIYQVLHFSTGQPAFFPVITTTAAPTTPAATTHSSQLTSKDISRHSPGPGTSNENTLSSCCKLILWVNLACACLLLLTAITITIVLCQSKSHPHTKEHSPLLQGKGLSAYCPHAPIAYPGHRQYKGTALKILF